Proteins encoded by one window of Candidatus Sumerlaea chitinivorans:
- a CDS encoding CarD-like transcriptional regulator, whose product MDFKTGDKVIEPTIGICEIQGIRVMTVDGKTTEFYVFVGPNNASVLVPKYQLERRGVRRPMTKEEAKKVLASLKVPTSPNRSDPHMQYQSYRETLNSGDPMKISKLLRDLYTLDLSNDLKGKEREIMEQAKRFLVEEIAYVREESKTKVEEAIDEALKQMTKKKAQKEREARKQAKKA is encoded by the coding sequence GTGGATTTCAAAACGGGCGATAAAGTCATTGAGCCAACGATCGGGATTTGCGAAATTCAAGGGATCCGGGTCATGACGGTTGATGGCAAAACCACCGAGTTTTACGTGTTCGTTGGCCCGAATAATGCATCCGTTCTTGTACCCAAGTATCAGCTGGAACGGAGAGGCGTTCGCCGACCGATGACGAAGGAAGAAGCTAAGAAGGTACTGGCAAGCTTGAAAGTGCCCACGTCTCCCAACCGTAGTGACCCACACATGCAATATCAGTCGTATAGAGAAACGCTCAATAGCGGCGACCCGATGAAAATCTCCAAATTGCTGCGAGACCTTTACACGCTCGATCTGTCCAATGACCTGAAAGGCAAAGAGCGTGAAATCATGGAGCAGGCCAAGCGTTTTCTCGTCGAAGAGATTGCCTACGTACGCGAAGAATCAAAAACGAAAGTCGAGGAGGCAATCGACGAAGCTCTGAAACAAATGACGAAGAAGAAGGCGCAGAAAGAGCGCGAGGCGAGAAAACAGGCTAAGAAAGCTTAA
- a CDS encoding Iojap protein: MAKKKTDNISAEIKARRIAQVADEAKATDIVILDVRGLSNVADFFVIFTGTSQTHLRAIGKRLEEHLEPEGICAERIDGFRATNWIVFDFGSVIAHAMLEEARQFYDLERLWGDAPRLSWQ, encoded by the coding sequence TTGGCGAAAAAGAAAACGGATAATATCAGCGCAGAAATCAAAGCCCGACGCATTGCACAAGTTGCCGACGAGGCAAAGGCAACCGACATTGTAATTCTCGACGTTCGGGGACTTTCGAATGTTGCAGATTTTTTTGTGATCTTCACGGGCACGAGCCAAACACACCTTCGGGCTATCGGGAAACGTCTCGAAGAGCACCTCGAGCCCGAAGGGATTTGCGCTGAGCGTATTGACGGGTTTCGAGCAACGAATTGGATTGTGTTTGATTTTGGCAGCGTCATTGCCCATGCTATGTTGGAAGAAGCGCGCCAATTTTACGATTTAGAACGGTTGTGGGGCGACGCACCACGTTTGAGTTGGCAGTAA
- a CDS encoding Hydrolase (HAD superfamily), YqeK: protein MEWQRGEFDRATEYLTKNLGPKRLLHTFGVVQTATSLAAKYGVSGTKVAIVGLLHDAAKSMPPAEMLHALERAGLAKHPYVEGPAQLLHAPASAAVAKLVFGIEDPEILEAIAWHPTGKPHPSPLLRLLLVADYCEPSRDFQGVEEIRALARQNVDAALLEVLKRKAAYVKSSHRDLHPATVETLKSLTA from the coding sequence ATGGAGTGGCAGCGGGGCGAGTTTGACCGTGCAACGGAGTACCTCACCAAGAACTTAGGCCCCAAGCGGCTTCTTCACACGTTTGGAGTTGTACAAACCGCAACCAGCTTAGCAGCAAAGTACGGGGTCAGCGGTACAAAAGTGGCAATTGTTGGGCTACTCCACGATGCCGCAAAGTCCATGCCTCCAGCTGAGATGCTTCACGCTCTGGAGAGAGCTGGCCTTGCCAAACATCCGTATGTGGAAGGTCCGGCACAGCTTTTGCACGCGCCAGCCAGTGCGGCGGTTGCAAAATTGGTGTTCGGTATCGAAGATCCAGAAATTCTGGAAGCAATTGCGTGGCATCCGACGGGCAAGCCACACCCGTCACCTTTGCTGAGGCTGCTGTTAGTTGCGGACTATTGTGAACCGTCGCGAGACTTTCAAGGAGTTGAGGAGATCCGAGCGTTAGCACGGCAAAATGTTGATGCAGCGCTTTTAGAAGTGCTGAAACGGAAAGCTGCTTATGTAAAATCCTCACATCGGGATCTTCATCCCGCGACGGTGGAGACTTTGAAATCGTTGACAGCTTAG
- a CDS encoding GGDEF domain protein, with protein MDWETSPDESAPTDEREQTARFMEQARTVIFYHVPSDVRSRIERCWLYPTLPYVTLSRLREIDTFHPITQRGVILLYAGKAPSDRSLRIVLSKLRESYPVTPICLVYEAWRESLALELMECGLIDGFLNINESHLHAHALLSNLLLRAGTQRQLLETVQELERQSVRDGLTGLYHHAYMLELLEREFSRAVRNGAPLSCVMLDLDRFKAINDSYGHRYGDYVLRQVSQILKSNLRVSDTLGRYGGEEFLLLLPETDEQEALRVAEKLRTTIESATFRSAGVQSLVTASFGVASNQHAQAWEDLLVLADRMLYYAKENGRNCVWGTSEHTGISEFDTFRRQLRLKTDSSPVVLLLSRDPSVQERFVRVANSEQYQLVTFEGASEFFANCEAFAPECAVIDTATEEVTESWLTQFTTRSRQTQIPVILLVTEDKILSPSPTLQSTEFILLRNTPELVFRKYLTYVLALRTLRAEVSRLSRDIQITQKRIIRHERMRTVGELAIGLTQQLTNLLASISMHCEQLALKPEKATTVISELTSRGLELIRQVQLQVAAGAEEEIATWSLSDLISQALRLVQSWGIDDLQTWDRRYRFHNSIPESLPVVANRNKVVIEIATLIMRQVESLPHGGILRFSSEEGPQAVNLVIEAIPADYNQLDERPLNGEMGSESKGKSLSLPQFVKSLAFAKVAVPDDEPTLRLRKNMVARNDVSTGEPEGLKKKRILVIDEDPTCRTLTTQLFRQLGHEVWEIETMANDAAKLPKVEWDFVFAEVNVQSPAQWVSFCEFLKKASCPRVYLLTSFPVTTTRVLQSASIAGVISKPLSAQKAREIVGELRPVQ; from the coding sequence ATGGATTGGGAAACTTCCCCAGACGAGAGTGCCCCTACGGATGAACGGGAGCAGACAGCCCGATTCATGGAGCAGGCTCGTACCGTTATCTTTTACCACGTCCCGTCCGACGTTCGCTCTCGCATTGAGCGGTGCTGGTTGTACCCCACGCTTCCTTACGTCACATTGTCCCGCCTCCGCGAAATTGACACCTTTCACCCCATTACTCAGCGCGGTGTAATTCTGCTTTATGCCGGGAAAGCTCCCTCGGATCGTTCGTTGCGCATCGTTCTATCAAAGCTGCGCGAGTCTTATCCAGTGACGCCGATTTGCCTGGTTTACGAGGCTTGGCGGGAGAGCTTAGCGCTGGAGCTCATGGAATGCGGCTTGATTGATGGTTTTCTCAATATCAATGAGTCGCATCTCCACGCTCACGCCTTACTCTCCAATTTGCTCCTGCGGGCCGGAACACAGCGCCAACTATTGGAGACTGTTCAAGAGCTCGAACGACAGTCTGTGCGGGATGGGCTGACGGGGCTTTATCATCATGCCTATATGCTGGAATTGCTTGAGCGCGAATTCTCCCGCGCCGTAAGAAATGGGGCTCCCCTGAGCTGCGTCATGCTTGACCTTGATCGTTTCAAGGCGATCAACGACTCGTACGGCCATCGCTATGGCGACTACGTATTACGACAAGTCTCCCAAATTCTTAAGTCCAACCTCAGGGTGAGTGATACACTTGGTCGATACGGTGGGGAGGAATTTTTGCTTCTTCTGCCTGAAACCGATGAACAGGAGGCGTTGCGCGTCGCGGAAAAACTTCGCACCACCATCGAAAGCGCAACTTTTCGGAGCGCAGGCGTTCAGTCCCTCGTCACAGCAAGTTTTGGGGTGGCTTCCAACCAGCATGCGCAGGCGTGGGAAGATCTGTTAGTCCTTGCCGACCGCATGCTTTACTATGCCAAGGAGAACGGCCGCAACTGCGTATGGGGAACAAGTGAGCACACGGGTATTTCGGAATTCGACACTTTCCGCCGCCAGCTCCGCCTGAAAACCGATTCATCCCCAGTGGTTCTCTTACTGAGCCGCGACCCGTCGGTCCAGGAAAGATTCGTGCGGGTTGCGAACAGCGAGCAATACCAACTGGTGACTTTTGAGGGCGCGAGCGAGTTCTTTGCGAACTGCGAAGCATTTGCCCCCGAGTGCGCCGTCATTGACACGGCAACGGAAGAAGTCACGGAGAGCTGGCTTACCCAATTTACAACCCGGTCACGACAAACGCAGATCCCCGTGATACTGCTCGTCACGGAGGACAAAATTCTTTCACCCTCCCCCACTCTCCAAAGTACTGAGTTTATCCTACTCCGGAACACACCCGAGCTTGTGTTTCGAAAATACCTGACCTACGTACTTGCCTTGAGAACTCTCCGAGCAGAAGTGTCTCGCCTCTCTCGAGACATTCAGATCACACAAAAGCGCATCATCCGCCACGAAAGAATGCGGACAGTCGGGGAACTCGCCATCGGCTTGACGCAACAGCTCACGAATTTACTGGCTTCGATCTCGATGCACTGTGAACAGCTGGCCTTGAAGCCCGAAAAGGCAACGACAGTTATTTCTGAGCTCACAAGTCGTGGTCTTGAGCTCATTCGACAAGTGCAGCTTCAAGTTGCTGCAGGCGCGGAAGAAGAGATTGCGACGTGGTCTCTCTCGGATCTGATTAGCCAAGCACTAAGACTGGTCCAGTCATGGGGTATCGATGACCTGCAAACGTGGGATCGTCGCTATCGTTTCCACAATAGTATCCCTGAGAGCCTGCCAGTTGTCGCAAACCGAAACAAAGTGGTTATTGAGATTGCGACCTTGATCATGCGCCAAGTAGAATCTCTGCCCCATGGTGGTATACTTCGGTTTTCGAGCGAAGAAGGTCCACAAGCGGTGAACCTTGTGATCGAGGCAATTCCTGCGGATTACAATCAACTGGATGAAAGGCCTTTAAACGGTGAAATGGGCAGTGAGAGCAAGGGGAAGAGTCTTTCACTCCCCCAGTTTGTGAAGTCGCTGGCGTTTGCGAAAGTAGCAGTGCCCGATGATGAGCCAACGCTACGTTTACGCAAAAATATGGTTGCCAGAAACGATGTCTCAACGGGCGAACCAGAGGGCCTTAAAAAGAAACGCATCTTAGTGATCGATGAAGACCCAACTTGCCGCACTTTAACAACCCAATTGTTTCGGCAGCTTGGTCATGAGGTGTGGGAAATCGAAACGATGGCGAACGATGCGGCCAAACTCCCGAAAGTTGAGTGGGACTTTGTTTTTGCGGAGGTTAACGTGCAATCGCCTGCCCAGTGGGTCTCGTTTTGCGAATTCCTTAAAAAAGCCTCCTGTCCTCGAGTCTATCTTCTTACGAGTTTTCCTGTGACCACCACCCGAGTCCTCCAGAGTGCGTCAATTGCGGGAGTGATTTCCAAACCGCTCTCCGCCCAGAAGGCGAGAGAGATCGTCGGGGAACTTCGACCAGTTCAGTAG
- a CDS encoding Auxin Efflux Carrier produces MRRKTTCGYRKIVLCNSESTWSLTRSMVSFQATIGAILGVFLLGALGYFAFRRRLISQHGLTEISRVLIDLCLPAALFYAMFVQYDPTKTSVLWFVGSAQLLFLVVGMLAMWGLATLWRPPQPIGTLCGLASLQNNVYLPLPIALAVLGPSKHIEVQFVIGCFVLFFTPILWSVGVVLLTRSHTEHAGWWSLAKKGLNPPFFAAIAGLGAKMLWLNTGWQSPKLLLDVLQMLGNATVPLAMLVLGGMLAETQISKALEWRGITAVALVKLLIVPVSALVFLRLVPIADPVVRFIILLEGTMPPATNISIIVRRFGGETDFVATTTFVTYLACLFTVPLWLLLSP; encoded by the coding sequence TTGCGACGAAAAACTACATGTGGCTACCGCAAGATTGTTCTTTGCAACAGCGAGTCTACGTGGTCTTTGACTCGTTCCATGGTGAGTTTTCAGGCAACAATAGGCGCGATTCTTGGCGTGTTTCTCTTGGGTGCGCTGGGCTATTTTGCCTTTCGCCGCAGACTGATCTCGCAGCATGGGCTGACCGAGATCTCGCGGGTGCTTATTGATCTGTGTCTGCCGGCGGCGCTGTTTTATGCGATGTTTGTCCAATATGATCCCACAAAAACGTCCGTGCTTTGGTTCGTGGGTTCGGCTCAGCTGCTTTTCCTTGTTGTAGGAATGCTCGCTATGTGGGGGCTGGCTACTTTGTGGCGGCCTCCACAGCCTATTGGGACGCTCTGCGGCTTGGCGTCGCTCCAAAACAACGTCTACTTGCCTCTCCCGATTGCCTTGGCTGTCCTGGGACCCAGCAAGCATATCGAGGTCCAATTCGTCATCGGTTGCTTCGTGCTATTCTTTACCCCAATCCTTTGGTCCGTGGGGGTTGTTCTATTGACGCGATCTCACACTGAACATGCGGGATGGTGGAGCTTGGCAAAGAAAGGGCTGAATCCCCCATTTTTTGCTGCCATTGCTGGTCTCGGAGCAAAGATGTTGTGGCTAAATACCGGTTGGCAATCTCCCAAGCTCCTGCTTGATGTTCTCCAAATGTTAGGAAACGCCACGGTACCGCTGGCAATGTTGGTGTTGGGTGGCATGCTTGCTGAGACGCAAATTAGTAAAGCTCTGGAGTGGCGTGGCATTACGGCAGTCGCACTCGTGAAGCTGCTCATAGTACCGGTTTCTGCACTTGTGTTTCTCAGGCTTGTTCCCATCGCCGATCCCGTGGTGCGATTCATTATCCTTCTTGAGGGAACCATGCCTCCCGCCACAAACATTTCAATCATCGTACGGCGTTTTGGAGGCGAAACAGATTTCGTGGCGACCACCACCTTCGTAACCTATCTTGCATGTCTTTTCACGGTTCCTTTGTGGCTTTTGCTCAGTCCGTGA
- a CDS encoding Membrane protein, distant similarity to thiosulfate:quinone oxidoreductase DoxD: MGLFRTQRSTAAVFCRIALAAVFIPHGMDKLVRFEPFGWEGPEAWVEEFTSLFTVSYIPEHYKVLLAQISGWVEIVAALSCVLGLLVRVTMLPLMINIATAAALTTVKNGFWFTHRLDGVPAPGFEYHLVLLLISLGLLIGGAGSYSLDRFIGGDEDDYYYYDDEEEEDDYAPGPV; the protein is encoded by the coding sequence ATGGGTTTGTTCCGAACGCAACGCAGCACGGCTGCTGTTTTTTGCAGGATCGCCCTTGCAGCAGTTTTTATTCCGCACGGGATGGACAAATTAGTGCGATTCGAGCCTTTTGGCTGGGAGGGGCCGGAAGCGTGGGTGGAAGAATTTACGAGTCTCTTCACCGTCTCCTACATACCAGAACACTATAAGGTCCTCCTCGCGCAAATTAGCGGCTGGGTGGAGATCGTCGCGGCGCTGAGCTGTGTCTTGGGGCTCCTTGTGCGGGTGACCATGCTGCCGCTGATGATCAACATAGCGACAGCCGCAGCACTCACGACGGTGAAGAATGGGTTCTGGTTCACCCACCGCCTTGACGGCGTACCTGCGCCGGGGTTTGAGTATCATCTCGTCTTATTATTGATCTCGCTCGGTCTATTGATCGGTGGGGCTGGCTCGTATTCACTCGACCGGTTCATTGGCGGAGACGAAGACGACTACTATTACTACGACGACGAGGAAGAGGAGGACGATTACGCTCCGGGACCAGTGTAA
- a CDS encoding putative 3-phenylpropionic acid transporter, which yields MHELPRHKLLRLVFFLMQAPIGILLPSFVLYLRFDRQFSESQISLITALGGLTIVLFQQAWGYFADVVFRKKQLILANLAISGLLFWSIAFVPSYWAIVCVVFAFNVFSTPLVQLLHGLLFSHRGSERWFGPLRAYGSLGFVVTNLAVAYVADRLTDGNLRFIFPLYAALCAATFVCVMPVPEAKVVRASDRPSFWAVQWYFLRRPPVAIFLGFVFLYQCAHSLSYTLQSILMKNMGADHTLIASSYSLAAVLEVPVFFAAHRLLKKFGAERLLAFAAVVQSIRWILVWKATSPTEIVAISALHAITFGLFYAAAVSYINSHAPYKFKASAQTLFAFVYFGWAGIVSNLVGGQVTRGGIFEQPLTNFLRRVLPFSGQDPLANLYLFSAGVAAVAALLAFVLCFTRGQMPDQPE from the coding sequence ATGCACGAACTTCCGCGCCATAAGCTGTTGCGCCTCGTCTTTTTTCTCATGCAGGCGCCCATTGGTATCTTGCTTCCGTCGTTCGTCCTTTATCTGCGCTTTGATCGGCAATTTAGCGAATCCCAAATAAGCCTCATCACAGCCCTTGGAGGCCTCACCATCGTTCTGTTTCAACAAGCATGGGGTTACTTTGCGGACGTTGTGTTCAGAAAAAAACAACTCATCCTTGCCAACTTGGCAATTTCTGGTCTTCTTTTCTGGAGTATTGCTTTCGTACCTTCGTATTGGGCAATCGTCTGCGTTGTCTTCGCTTTCAATGTGTTTAGCACGCCGCTCGTTCAGTTGCTCCACGGCCTGCTGTTTAGCCATCGCGGGAGTGAGCGCTGGTTCGGTCCCTTGCGAGCCTACGGATCGTTGGGATTTGTCGTCACAAATCTCGCTGTCGCCTACGTGGCAGACAGGCTGACCGATGGAAATCTTCGCTTCATTTTCCCCCTGTATGCGGCACTTTGTGCTGCGACGTTTGTGTGTGTGATGCCCGTGCCCGAGGCTAAAGTTGTGCGCGCATCCGACCGGCCATCCTTTTGGGCGGTCCAATGGTATTTTCTCCGCCGCCCCCCTGTTGCGATTTTTCTGGGATTCGTCTTTCTCTACCAATGCGCACACAGCCTAAGCTATACGCTACAGTCGATCTTGATGAAAAACATGGGGGCTGACCACACGCTCATCGCCTCCTCCTATTCACTCGCCGCTGTGCTCGAAGTTCCGGTTTTCTTTGCTGCGCACCGCTTGCTGAAGAAATTTGGTGCCGAGCGCCTGCTCGCGTTTGCGGCGGTTGTGCAAAGTATACGCTGGATTCTCGTGTGGAAAGCAACCAGCCCAACTGAGATCGTGGCAATCTCCGCACTCCATGCCATTACCTTTGGGTTGTTCTACGCTGCGGCAGTCTCCTACATCAACTCCCATGCCCCCTATAAGTTCAAGGCCAGTGCTCAGACCCTGTTTGCATTTGTGTATTTTGGATGGGCGGGCATCGTGAGCAACCTTGTCGGAGGACAGGTCACGCGTGGTGGAATTTTCGAACAACCGCTGACAAACTTTTTGAGGCGAGTCTTGCCTTTTTCTGGGCAAGACCCACTCGCGAACCTCTATCTTTTTAGTGCGGGTGTGGCGGCAGTTGCTGCTTTGCTGGCGTTTGTGCTTTGTTTCACCCGCGGCCAGATGCCGGACCAACCAGAGTAA